One part of the Amaranthus tricolor cultivar Red isolate AtriRed21 chromosome 16, ASM2621246v1, whole genome shotgun sequence genome encodes these proteins:
- the LOC130802425 gene encoding myosin-binding protein 3-like, translating to MPTKQKLVKILSNDIIINSDAETGERSLNANVDMHHNEVEEERVPDTPTSSESLNHMQRKLSFLGRRESGTEESLDGMSMISEQESIETTEKLKPDLLSERKALRTLYKELEEERNASAIAANQTMAMITRLQEEKATMQIEALQYQRMMEEQSEYDQEALQMMNELVVKREKEKQELEKELEVYKKKVMDYEEREKMRKMNFCLTQLMNMYYFFDPQSHIGRLIKQ from the coding sequence ATGCCAACCAAACAGAAACTTGTTAAAATCTTATCTAATGATATAATTATCAACTCAGATGCTGAAACTGGTGAAAGGAGCCTAAATGCTAATGTGGACATGCACCATAATGAGGTGGAGGAAGAAAGGGTTCCTGATACACCAACTTCATCAGAAAGCCTGAATCATATGCAGAGGAAACTGTCGTTTTTAGGGAGACGGGAATCAGGAACAGAGGAATCACTTGACGGGATGAGTATGATCAGCGAGCAAGAGAGCATAGAAACAACAGAAAAGCTCAAACCTGACCTGCTTTCCGAGAGAAAGGCATTGAGAACATTATATAAAGAACTCGAGGAAGAGAGGAACGCCTCAGCAATCGCTGCAAACCAAACAATGGCAATGATTACTAGGCTTCAAGAAGAGAAAGCAACAATGCAGATTGAAGCCTTGCAGTACCAAAGAATGATGGAAGAACAATCCGAGTATGATCAAGAAGCGCTGCAGATGATGAACGAGCTCGTAGTGAAGAGGGAAAAAGAGAAGCAAGAGCTTGAGAAGGAGCTCGAAGTATACAAAAAGAAGGTGATGGATTACGAAGAACGAGAGAAGATGAGGAAGATGAACTTTTGCCTGACCCAACTGATGAACATGTACTATTTTTTCGACCCAcagtcccacatcggaagattaatcaaacaataa
- the LOC130802920 gene encoding probable E3 ubiquitin-protein ligase RHC2A has product MASAEAITTPTSSSYWCYSCNRFVRVSTNSISLSSNSSISCPDCHGGFVEEFDSPSPSLSGQPPPLQLPQLFSSPLSDSRRRQFPATAMFMVGNPNSTSNSNSNPNSNSNSLSSSPRLRRSRRNGGDRSPFNPVIVLRAPPEPENSGGGGGAGGSYELYYDDGGGTGLRPLPASVSEFLLGSGFDRLLDQLAQIEINGIGRNEQPPASKAAIESMPTIEIVDDHIECEVYCAVCKEAFELGSEAREMPCKHIYHHDCILPWLSLRNSCPVCRHELPSDNNNNNNNSGESPELNPVDYSRRNNNNHNGNTRHGGGLVEGNEDETVGLTIWRLPGGGFAVGRFSGGRRGERELPVVYTEMDGGFNQGGIPRRISWSSRGGRSRERGGIRRAIRSLFSCFGGSRHHQALEDSSGSSTDSRVNSQRSRATSFFSASSRSRSRGFDMGSRIRRW; this is encoded by the coding sequence ATGGCGTCGGCGGAAGCAATTACAACACCAACATCATCTTCATATTGGTGTTACAGTTGCAATCGATTTGTTAGAGTTTCAACAAATTCGATTTCtctttcttcaaattcttcAATTTCTTGCCCAGATTGCCATGGTGGTTTCGTCGAAGAATTCGATTCCCCTTCTCCTTCACTTTCAGGACAACCTCCACCTTTACAATTACCACAACTCTTTTCTTCTCCTCTTTCCGATTCTAGACGACGTCAGTTTCCTGCCACAGCTATGTTCATGGTCGGTAACCCTAATTCAACGTCAAATTCAAACTCAAATCCGAATTCTAATTCAAATTCGCTTTCGTCGAGCCCTAGACTTCGTCGTAGTCGAAGAAATGGTGGTGACAGGTCACCTTTTAACCCGGTTATCGTATTACGGGCCccacccgaacctgaaaatagTGGTGGTGGAGGGGGAGCAGGAGGGAGCTATGAGTTGTATTACGATGATGGAGGAGGTACAGGTTTAAGACCATTACCTGCTAGTGTATCTGAGTTCTTGCTCGGGTCGGGTTTTGATCGGCTATTAGATCAATTAGCCCAAATTGAAATCAACGGAATTGGAAGGAATGAACAGCCGCCGGCATCAAAGGCGGCAATTGAATCGATGCCGACTATCGAGATAGTTGATGATCATATTGAATGTGAGGTTTATTGTGCTGTTTGTAAAGAAGCTTTTGAGCTAGGGTCTGAAGCAAGAGAAATGCCCTGTAAGCATATTTATCACCATGATTGTATATTACCTTGGTTATCTTTAAGGAATTCTTGTCCTGTTTGTAGGCATGAATTGCCTtctgataataataataataataacaactcgGGTGAATCACCCGAGTTGAATCCAGTTGATTATAGTAGGCGTaacaacaataatcataatggTAATACTAGACATGGTGGTGGTTTGGTTGAGGGTAATGAGGATGAGACTGTTGGGTTGACTATATGGAGATTGCCTGGTGGTGGGTTTGCAGTTGGGAGGTTTTCAGGTGGGAGAAGAGGGGAGAGAGAATTACCTGTTGTTTATACTGAAATGGATGGTGGGTTTAATCAAGGAGGTATTCCTAGGAGGATTTCATGGAGCTCTCGTGGTGGGAGATCGAGGGAAAGGGGAGGGATTCGAAGGGCTATAAGGAGTTTGTTCTCTTGTTTTGGTGGGAGTAGGCATCATCAAGCATTGGAGGATTCGAGTGGTTCTAGTACCGATTCAAGGGTTAATAGTCAGAGGAGTCGAGCAACATCGTTTTTCTCTGCTTCTTCGAGATCGAGAAGCAGGGGTTTTGATATGGGGAGTAGGATAAGAAGATGGTAA